A window of Cryptomeria japonica chromosome 3, Sugi_1.0, whole genome shotgun sequence contains these coding sequences:
- the LOC131047857 gene encoding disease resistance protein Roq1 translates to MTSTSSSTATTHTKNDPKSAFDGLALQSSCAEPSTVTEDIPYDVFINHCGPDVKETFAKRIFETLNDTGLKVFLDKYSLQAGDQVTAEIQAAMSSASIHIAIFSQNYVQSPWCLAELSFMLKTGIQIIPVFYHVQPSDLRWADQGKGIYAKSFEDHEKKDRYTSGKLQEWKMALKEVSLIHGYIVNLNDDEGLALKSTMNSVLDKVRKVPLLVAKHLVGLNEAIQDFEKVADESSMSGRAVKVVGIVGMGGSGKTTMATELFNRKHSSFANSTFLFDVKDDGGKKALPGLQKKLLEGLLPRTLENKPFHDVHEGKRIVVARLRSVRVLIVLDDLDHKDQLDALFPEELQLGSGSLIIVTTRDRDVLPPSRISSIYSMKMLSPPCAKDLFCWHAFLGPNSPQEFTELVDKFVENSGRLPLSLKVLGAQLYSKTKDYWESILHEIERILPEEITERLKLSYDALDKEERETFLDVACFFIREKKSLVTAVWDGKSRSGLHSLERLRNKCLVELDGQNRIRMHNHLRDLGKQIASEHSPHRLFSHDHFEEANYDRHAPIRGIMTATTQFVACSAHDEFPRCSSDFQPTLEQCMELLKITCRGLSFLVIKGDWVKEKFAELSRDLVWLRWFDFKHAHIPSWLSLAKLRVLELHGALSLGKLWEDEDQAPLQLRELMITSTWGSSFESFPSSISQLKQLKKIALIGYLGDEFRIKTLPEEFCDLKSLEHLELRHCRALSSLPIGFGKLTRLRHIDLCSCEELRVLPASFNQLKQLEYLDVSHCHKLKLRLNMLQYITTLQNLFLSGCLKLQVLPQEITNQVSLKQLHVEDTRLREFPDAFCELRKLEILKIGSPLLTSLPTSLEKMFSLTRLEIIDSLEMEVLPESLESLNMLENLYLELLGIKSLPKSFGKLANLQTLEISGCPISELHFGSESACSLGNLKVINLSETNVTMISISEGCCPGLETLQLRQNDYLREIAALPSRVKMIELSDCQVLNNIRGVYGLSNLQNLEISGCPELPSDFPEIPCIVRRE, encoded by the exons ATGACATCCACTTCCTCTTCCACAGCCACCACCCATACAAAAAATGACCCAAAAAGCGCCTTTGACGGACTTGCATTGCAGAGTTCCTGTGCAGAGCCATCAACAGTAACCGAAGACATTCCCTACGATGTATTTATCAATCATTGTGGACCAGATGTCAAAGAAACTTTTGCTAAAAGAATTTTTGAAACATTGAATGATACGGGCCTAAAAGTTTTCTTAGATAAGTACTCGCTTCAAGCAGGCGATCAGGTAACCGCAGAAATACAAGCAGCGATGAGTAGTGCTTCGATTCATATTGCCATATTCTCTCAGAATTATGTGCAATCCCCCTGGTGTTTGGCTGAGCTGTCGTTTATGCTCAAAACTGGCATCCAAATTATTCCCGTCTTCTATCATGTTCAGCCTAGCGATCTCCGATGGGCGGATCAAGGAAAGGGAATTTATGCCAAATCAtttgaagatcatgaaaagaaggatAGATATACATCAGGCAAGCTTCAGGAATGGAAAATGGCGCTGAAGGAAGTTTCGTTAATTCACGGTTACATTGTTAACCTGAATGA TGACGAAGGGTTGGCATTGAAGAGCACTATGAATTCTGTACTTGACAAAGTGAGAAAAGTACCACTACTGGTAGCCAAGCATTTAGTTGGACTCAATGAAGCTATCCAGGACTTCGAAAAAGTTGCAGATGAATCTTCAATGAGTGGCCGGGCTGTAAAAGTTGTGGGGATTGTGGGAATGGGAGGGTCAGGCAAGACCACAATGGCAACAGAGCTGTTTAATAGGAAGCATTCCTCCTTCGCCAATTCCACCTTTCTTTTTGATGTAAAAGATGATGGAGGAAAGAAAGCGTTGCCTGGCTTGCAGAAAAAGCTCCTGGAGGGCCTTCTACCACGTACTTTAGAAAATAAACCATTCCATGATGTACATGAAGGTAAGAGAATTGTGGTGGCTCGATTGAGATCTGTTCGCGTGCTCATTGTTTTGGATGATCTCGATCATAAGGACCAACTAGATGCTTTATTCCCAGAAGAACTCCAACTCGGGTCAGGCAGTTTGATTATTGTAACAACTCGAGATAGGGATGTTCTCCCACCCTCCCGAATCTCCTCCATTTATTCAATGAAAATGCTAAGTCCCCCTTGTGCCAAGGATCTTTTCTGCTGGCACGCTTTCTTAGGCCCTAATTCACCCCAGGAATTCACCGAGTTGGTTGACAAGTTCGTTGAAAACAGTGGTAGATTACCGTTGTCTCTTAAGGTTTTAGGTGCGCAGCTTTACAGCAAGACTAAAGATTATTGGGAATCGATCTTGCATGAAATCGAAAGAATACTGCCGGAGGAAATCACAGAGAGGCTAAAACTTAGCTATGATGCACTGGATAAAGAAGAGAGGGAGACATTTCTGGACGTAGCGTGCTTTTTTATTAGGGAAAAGAAAAGTTTGGTTACTGCAGTATGGGATGGAAAAAGCCGGAGCGGTCTGCACAGTCTGGAAAGGCTGAGGAACAAGTGCCTCGTTGAACTCGATGGTCAGAACCGCATAAGAATGCATAATCACCTTAGGGATTTGGGGAAACAAATTGCATCTGAGCATTCCCCTCATCGTCTTTTCTCTCACGACCACTTCGAGGAGGCTAATTACGACCGTCATGCGCCTATTCGGGGTATAATGACCGCTACAACTCAATTTGTTGCATGTTCTGCTCATGACGAGTTCCCTAGATGCTCGTCTGATTTCCAGCCGACCTTAGAACAGTGCATGGAGCTTCTGAAAATCACATGCAGAGGGTTAAGTTTTCTTGTTATTAAAGGAGATTGGGTTAAGGAGAAATTTGCTGAACTGTCCCGGGATCTAGTCTGGCTTCGTTGGTTTGATTTTAAGCACGCACATATTCCTTCGTGGCTTTCATTGGCGAAATTAAGAGTTCTAGAGCTTCATGGCGCTCTGAGCTTAGGCAAGTTGTGGGAGGATGAAGATCAA GCTCCTTTGCAGTTGAGAGAGCTGATGATTACCAGTACATGGGGCAGTAGCTTCGAAAGCTTCCCGAGTTCCATATCACAATTGAAACAGTTGAAAAAGATAGCCTTGATTGGTTACCTGGGAGACGAATTCCGCATTAAGACTTTGCCAGAGGAGTTTTGCGACCTCAAATCACTGGAGCACCTGGAGCTTCGGCATTGTAGAGCGCTATCGTCACTACCCATCGGTTTTGGAAAGTTAACAAGGCTGCGGCACATAGATTTATGCTCTTGTGAGGAACTGAGGGTGTTGCCTGCTTCATTTAATCAGTTAAAACAACTGGAATATCTTGATGTATCGCATTGTCACAAGCTTAAGCTGAGGTTGAACATGCTGCAATACATCACAACTCTCCAGAATTTGTTTCTTTCAGGGTGcctgaaattgcaagtgttgcctCAGGAAATCACAAATCAGGTGTCCCTGAAACAGCTCCATGTGGAAGACACCAGGCTAAGGGAGTTTCCTGATGCCTTCTGCGAACTCAGAAAATTGGAAATCCTTAAAATAGGGAGCCCATTGCTGACAAGCTTGCCGACCTCCCTTGAGAAAATGTTCAGCTTGACTAGGCTTGAAATTATAGATTCTCTTGAAATGGAAGTTTTACCTGAATCCTTAGAGAGTCTGAATATGTTAGAAAATTTATATTTAGAATTGTTAGGAATTAAGTCTTTACCGAAATCATTTGGTAAACTGGCTAATCTTCAAACTCTGGAGATTTCTGGATGCCCGATCAGTGAATTGCATTTTGGGTCAGAATCTGCTTGTTCATTGGGGAATCTCAAGGTGATAAATCTAAGCGAGACCAATGTAACCATGATATCAATTTCTGAAGGCTGTTGCCCTGGACTTGAAACTCTCCAACTTAGGCAAAATGACTATTTAAGGGAGATTGCAGCTCTGCCCTCTAGAGTTAAGATGATAGAATTGTCAGATTGTCAAGTGCTCAACAACATAAGGGGTGTTTATGGTCTGTCAAACTTGCAAAATCTTGAAATATCTGGTTGTCCGGAGTTACCTTCAGATTTTCCTGAAATACCATGTATTGTTCGTCGGGAGTAG